From the Telopea speciosissima isolate NSW1024214 ecotype Mountain lineage chromosome 9, Tspe_v1, whole genome shotgun sequence genome, the window gatccgtttacatccctaacagAGTGTAGGAACCCAACCAGAAAGTAAGCACAACTATTGATCTCCCCTACATGGTTCATGAATATACAACTGCGAAAGGAATCCCTCAATTCACAAATGTCCTCAACCAGCCACAAAGCATCCCATGAAATCTGGAAGCTACTAGTAATCATTTTAATTTCCACCAATGAATCTAAACGAACCTGGACCTGCGACAGTCCCAAAGATCGGGCCCGCAACAAGCCACTCTTGATTGCGTAAAGCTCTACAAGAACAATGTTGTTGTCCTGTACGCCACCTGCAAGAGCAAATATGGCTTTGCCCAAATGATCCCTTCCAATAGCACCATAACCGCCTATCTCCTGTTGAACAGACCCATCACAGTTAATTGCGTACCAATCCATAGATGGAGGAAACCAGGTGTCTGCGGAGATCCTTGGGTGTGAGTAAGAAACTTGAATCCCCCATCTCGAGAAAAAATCTCGATTCTTGCTATTGTCTAGGATATAAGTGAGCAACCCAGTGAATCTTCCCTGTGTGTCTTGAaggatagaattttttttttttgttaatcacTCAAACCACACgtctaggggtgcaagtttggtcttGATGGCCCGGGCCCACCCTGAGCCCAAAtagggcttgggttgagatatccttgccttgagggtgggtcagggttgggaacttcgggccctgagtcagggctgGGTCGGGACAGAGTTGAAGCCTCGGGCTGAGCCTGGCCTGACCCAATccaacactatcttcttctttttttattttttcccttcttcttcttctttttcttcttagcCTGGCCAGCCCAAgcatctccctcccccccccccccccctagataagggccaatcagggtcagcccggcctaaccttgagggcgggtcaaagttggatttttctggctcTGAGTAAGGACCGAGCTGGgcctaaggggacttagggtttgattgaggttttaaaaggcccggccTAACCCGAGCCGACCCTATTGCAACCCTACAcgtcaatcccaaaaggttaaccaactttAGGAACCGCGGAATGGCAATAGGATATGAAGTTGAAGACAACTAATAACATAGTTGTTGGACCTAGAACATTCGAGTTttggttattttttcttttcaaaaaagtaactaaaaaatgggagagggttcttagAGCAAGCACGGTATTCTACACATTCTaacatttatttttaaattattattaactttttatctttaattttttttttttttttataattcaagtGAGAAGGGGTGTAGGGTATGCCTTAGacttagagaaccttttccaataaaaaaaaatagaggaagagaacacgaatttagctcgtctccaaggaggcatgcgcccagggtgctgccagggggcatctagcggttgagctgtgccgcacacatctcggtgcatgctGAGAGATGTGTACGGCACAGCCCAATGGCTGACAGCATCCTGGGCATTCCTTGCTTCCTGGAGAAGATCCTAATCCAAAGAACACTGCCAAGCTATGTAGCATACGCTGGCACTTGGCTGTGTCCATCTCTTACCTCCACTCTTATGAAATGACTTATCTATCCCTTATtatgagaagagaaaaagacagGAAGTTGGTAACCTATGCTATGCAGCCAGACATAGAATTCAATCCCTATGAAATATTATTTTGAGAGAGTGTAGGGAATGCTGTGGTCCATAAAACGATTTCCCTCACCCAAAATTCATGGTTTTAAACGGataggttaccaagggaaggtGAAGAAATTTTCTCCTttaatcttttggttttttttttcaaattataaTGATGATGACTATTCGTCCAGTTTTTGTCTTGAAAGttcaaacaatatatatattataaaaggTGGGATCCAGGGTGTCCAGCTCGCACGTttaaggagatttttttttaaacttataCGAAAATATGTTGTAAAGGGCGGGAGACGAGATAGAGAGGTGGATTTGCATGGGAGACCAAAATAGATAGGGTTTGTCGGTCGGGAAGACAAGAGGAGAACCAGAGAGGGTTTGCGTGAGAGTGACAATACTTTCTCTCTGCGACACAGCCCCCATCAACTTGGACCTGAAACGTTCAGTCGAAGAAGACACCACTGCTATCCATGAGTCTTCCCTCCTCTATCCAAGCATTTGGGTTGCTACAAGCCATGAATActgaaaaatatatgaaaaatgtGTCAACCAGTACCAACAAATCTCTCCATGTAATTGTTGTGAGAGGTGAATACAAAAAATATGTTACACATTGTTGGCAtgacatttttttataaaatctccTTGAACCACTAAGTTTTCACATGATCTGTGACGTTATTGAAAATATACTACCCATAGTAACAATCATTGGTCTCTTCAattgttcttctttccaatCTGAACTCAAGTGTACGTTGTTTCAAGAGgagaaaagtatgaaaatgatgaaaattCGAAGGACAAGGTTAAGACATTGGAGAAAATCAATCATTCTATAGTAAGTATATATTTACCACAGATCTGTAATTAGATCAATCCATTCTCGACCTATGATTGATTGCATATTTACATCATCAATGAAAAATAGTCATTTCCTAGGTCCTCCCAGTACCACACATGCATTTGAACTGCATATTGGTTGTGCTTTGATCTTCACCCTTTGAAACAAATACCACAATAACAATTATCAACATTACATTTGTTTCACTTGCCATTGGTTAGTTATCGACTGAAGAATCTTTTCAACTCAATCTAAAGAAAAAGTATTTAAACCCTAAGCATACTTGTGTTTTAAGCCAATTAATCCACCTTATTTGGTGAATTGTTCTTTTATTCAAGAAGGTTTATGTTTTGGTAGCTTCTAGCATTATTCAGAGAGAATTGTAATCACATTATTTATCATAGTGGAAGTTTTACATCGACGAGGTCCAatggttttttctcttttaccttGAGAAGGATTTTCAAAGTTAAAATggttgtgttttatttttaatatttacaGGAAAGTTTTTATCAATCCCCTATACTTACATTGTATTTACGCAAATTTCCTTACTCGATATTTCCTTTTGATTCCCTCAAAAAATCAaacttttaccttttttttatcTCCGCAAATCCTaactccctaaactacccttgctTACCTCTCCGTTTCACTCAACATCTGCCTTGCTGCCACCTCTCTACACTCTATTTACTCAAACTTTTCTACTCGAAGTTTATTTTTGATTCTgtcaaaaaaaaccaaactttCACCGCTCTTTTTCATGTCAAGGGCCATCATTGGTCATTGCACAACTTTTTTTATATGAAtctgaaaatttgaaaatactaagTCTAAACCACCTAATTTTGAAAAGTGATCTGTTGACATTGAAATATTAGATTAACCAGAGTTCTACAGGAAAAGATTCCATTTCAAGAATAATTTTTGGTCAATACAAAAAAATTGTgatttccacttttttttttttaaatggaaatcAATAACGGCAAAAAATTTAGCTTAAAAAAGAATGTATAATTGTATATAGGGGCGGTATATAAGGGAAGTAGTTtcctgttcgggagtgtggcctacggcAGCACTCCcatgtttctatttctctctttaaaaCAAGGagcagaagtgtcttttcaaatgaaaaatagagagatagactcatgggagttcTGCCATAGGATACACTtctggacagagaactttctcccatattttATTACCACACACTAAATCCTCTACGTTAGTGTCATAGTTTTCTTGTAGTTGAGGGGGGAGCGGGGGCAGGAGAGATATCCAAAGAATGAGCCTCTTCACCGTCAGACCAATAccaaccttttccctttttgggCCAAATGATTCTCATAAGTCAAACACATATTCTTCTAAGGTCCTTCTTATAAGCACATCAACGTTTCCTTTGTATTaccccacaacaaaaaaaaaaaaaaaaaaagtttcctttGTGTATGTCATGGGtctaatctttgattttttttttctttcaaatcgAGTGGATCTGCTTAGAACCTTGGCAGTGAAGTTTCTCTAATCAAGTGGATCTGCTTAGAGCCTTGGCTGTGAAGTCTGTCTAAATAAATCGATATGGGTGCCTTCCAGAAGCTTTTCCTCTTTTGACCTACTAAACTTACCTAGCTCCCCCTCCCACCCCGCCCCTTTTAAAATAACTATTTCCTGTAAGCCCTCTTATTTTTCTACataatttctctattttttgggAATATCGGTGAATTGCACAACATAAGTGGACacaaccttaaaaaaaaataaaattacctacctctctctctcttccttttatGAAAAAACATCTCTATTCTTTGTTTGGGGAAGAAGACAGATAGATATAGAGAGCACTGGTGTAGCCCATGCTTCTGGATACAAAACCACtttaataaaaagaaatcacAAATACTTACAGGTGTCAAAATCAAAGCGAAATTGTTTatctaaatcaaatcaagcTGTTTATAATGAAATTGCAAACCCAATTAATAAaggataatttacacataccacccctgaggtttgacgaaaggatattttcacctttcaattttggaaaattctgcatactcccctgaggtttgtaaacGGTaataaataaacccattccgtcagttcataaCTAAtattgttaaaaattagacttgaactgacagaattgaccttctaagaagaaacccaaaaaaaaaccacacaaaacctgcaattcatcttccccaaaatccaaCCATCCCAGAGCCCCATTGATTCGTTAAAAcgtttgccactcaaaaaaacAAGCCTGATGTTTACTCGGAAAGTTTAAGTTCATGGTGTTTCTCTGTTGTATTACCGATTTCATTTGATGGCCAAATGGATTTCGCCTTGGGGATTGGGAGGCTAACGTAGAATTCAAGCTTGTCGTTTTGGAATTCCACAGGGCTATAGATGTTCTTCCTGCCATCAATGGCTGTTTGAACATTGGAGAATGCGGCTGAGTAGTCCTGTACAAGTTTCTGCTTGATCATTCTTGCGATTTCCTTGGAAGGATGTGGAGAGATCTCGACATCATAATGAAAAATCTTTTGAGAGGAATCAAATTGGACAAGAAAATGGTTAGCAAGGAGAGGTATCGAAGAACCTTCTAGCCCACCAGAATTTGGTCTTTTCGGTGCTACGAACACCTCCTGAGTAGTAGCAGTTTCTCCCCTTTTATCTTCTCCTCTGGTTGGCGTGCTTTGTTTCTGTTGAAGCCCTTTTTCCTCTACTAAACTAGATGCGCCCAAAAAACATAAGGAAAAGTTACACACAAAATCGATCCTATATTGGATGTAGAACACAAGGAACTAAACGAGAAGTACGTGTGCCTAATCTGAAGTTGGAGCAACCAGAAATCTTATTGTTGGTAGTTAGATTCTCCTAAGTTTAACATTCATCAGAATGGTTAAACGGTTTTgccaggaaaaaaaatgattggTTATTCCTAGAGGAAGCAAATCCTCGCACTCCCGTTGTAGGAAGGGTTATGTGGCTATCAAGATTGACATGTCGAAGGCTTATGATAGAATTGAATGGGGTCTTCTTACTTCTGTTCTTTCCTTTCTAGGATTTGGTGAGAAGTGGGTTAGTTTAATTTCTCACCTAATTTCTTCGGCTTCTTTTTCAATCAAGGTGGACGGTAGCCCTTTTGAATATTTTACGGCTTCTCGCGGTATTCGTCAAGGGTGCCCTCTGAGTCCCTATCTGTTTTTAGTTGGCATGGAGGTCTTATCTAGACTTCTCACCACTTATCGGGATCTCAATTTGTTTCGAGGTGTTAAAATTTCTAGACATGCACCTGAAATTTCACATCTTTTCTTTGCTGACGATATTTTCATCTTCTGTCGTGCTACCTCTGATGATCTTTTGACTATTAAGGCTGTCCTGGACCTTTTTTTTGACCTGTCAGGCCAACAGATTAACCTCTCCAAGAGCTATTGGCATTTCAGTGGATCTGTGCCCCGGGATATTGGACAATCACTCTGCTCTCTTATTGGAATTAAGGAGATGACTCTTGACTCCATATATCTGGGTACTAACTTGTTTCATGGCAGGTCTAAAGTCAAGGATTTAGACGGGGTGATTACTAAGATGCAGAGGAAACTTGCGTCATGGAAATTAAATCATTTGTCTTATGCTGGACGATGTGTCCTCATCAAATCTATGCTGGCTTCTACCCCAGCTTACCTTATGAATTGCTTCCGTTTTCCTCGCACCATTTGTCAGCGTATTGACTCCATTTGTTTGAATTTCTGGTTGGGATATTATGgtagaaacaaaaagaaatacacACTTGTGTCTTGGGATAAGATGTGCTTACCAAAAAACTGTGGAGGCCTGGGGTTTCGTAAGGCTGAAACCCATAATCAAGCTCTCTTATTGAAACTTGGCTGGAGGCTCATCACTGAACCTTCATCTCTGTGGGCCCGACTACTTAAAGCCAAATACTTCCCCAAAGTTTCTCTCTTCGACCCTGCTACAAGGGTCAAGAAGggatcttggacttggaacAGTATTTCCCACATAATTCCTGACCTAGAGAAACTGGTGCAGAAAAAAGTAGGTAATGGCGACTCTACATTTTTTTGGTATGACAAATGGGTACCGGGTTTTCATGGTAACCTCTCTGGTGTGAAGACTTCTCTAATTCTGGATTCTGATAGATATCAGATGGTTAGTTCTTTTTTAATTGCTAATAGATAGAACTCTGATCTTCTTAACAATTGCTTACCCCCACTTATGGCTTCTCATATTCAAGCTTTAACTCTCTCTAATTCTGAGGATAATTGGTGTTGTTCTCTTGCCAAAAATGGTATCCTCACAACTAAATTGGCTGCTCGATACCTTACCTCTCACTCTGACAATTTATCTATTCTAAATTTTCATTGGTGGAGGTTTTTTTGGAAATTACATCTTCATCCACGATTTAAAGTTTTCTTTTGGCGTTTGATACATGTAGGACTTCCTACCAGAGCTATCCTTTCCAAATGGATCCAGATTGACTCATCTTGTGCTTTGTGTGTACATGGTGTTGAATCATCATGACACCTTTTCgtttcttgtgattgggttagaCACATTTGGGCAGCAGGACCCTTGGGCTTAAGAACTGATTCCATGGCGTTTGATAATATTCAGtctttatgtttgtttttttactcCCTTCTCAGGTCGGACAAAGAGCTAGTTGTGTGGTTTTTTAGCGTTTTTATGATAACCtgttattttatatggttgtctAGGAATAGAACTATTGCTGGTTCTGGTGTGGCTGACCCCAAGTGGGTGCTTCATTGCACTCAAAAATGGATCATGTACCATGATTTACTCCCCCCCCATGTTTGCTTCCCCTCATGGATTGGATATCTCGGATTCTACACCTCCTTTTGGAATGGTTCCTTTTCAGCTGCCTATACTTAAGTTTGCTGTTTTGGTTTGTGCAGGATGCTTTAATTCAGGACTAAACCATGCTGGCTGgtcttatttctttttgataaatggCAAGATTAATTTTTTTGACACAGGAACTATAGCTCAACGGGACGATCTAACGGCTCTCCTTTTTGCAATACATAAAGATATTGATCATGCTACCAGCATTGGGTTgaagtttaaagaagtttggaGTGATAATCGGTTCATCTCTGAAACTCTTCCATCTCCTACCAAATGTACTTGGCCATGGGTGTTGTTTAAGGATTTCTTATACATATCAGATCACACTCCTGATGTAACTTTTGTTAATATTAGTAACCATGTGTGTCTTGCATACGCTAGGAACCTGGCTAGAAATGCCTGTAACCCTGATTATGATAACCAGTAAGTTTGTgtgttttttcttctcatcaaaaataaaataaaatcctcaCACTCCCAGCCCCCCCTAGCAAAAGatacttaaaagaaaagagacCTCCATCTCTGTTGCAGTAAGTTCTTGGGCCAATATCAGAAGATTCCGGCATGTGTTTATTCCTTGAAAGAGAGTTTCTTGTCCTGTATCCGTTAATATATAAACTCATACCAGTATTTTGAGATGAACAGTCACAGGCGATTAAAATTATTGAAGAACAGAGGAAGTAAAAAGAGGGGGGGATAGAATAGAAGACGAATACTTACCTTGTGAAACAGTAGAAGCTGAGACCTGGGTATCGGAGGAGCTGGTGCAGATAGGTTCTTTCTGCTTCCATGCATTTTTTGGCATATGGGTTCTTGATCTAAACTTCTGGGTTTGGATTGGCGGTGAAATTGCAGGTAGTTGCAGAGGTAAAAGAAGAAGGGCTGGAGAGTTTTGGTAACGGTCATGGTACCCAAACACGTTGTGAAAGGAATGAGGAAGCAGGGGAAGTAGATGCCGACGCTGGTGAGGTTGAGTCCTCCCTCTGCAACTCCAAGGCTCAGAAGTGCAGGTCTTGCTACATTTGGAGTCTTCCGTTTCTTCCATAATTTGATTGAACCAGAAACATCAGGCTTgtttttttgagtggcaaacgTTTTAAGGAATCAATGCTGTGCTGCGctggttgcaactcatcttccccaatatagattttggggaagatgagttgcaggttttgttttgttttgttttttctttttttttgggtttcttcttagaagggcaattctgtcGATTCAAATCTAATTTTTATCAGTGTTattcatgaactgacggaatgggcttattagttaccgtttgcaaaccttagggggtatgcagaatttttcaaaactgtggggtaaaaatatcctttcagCAAACCTCAgggtgatatgtgtaaattacccattaacaaatggtttggtttgtttAAAAAATGAGACCATTATTTAaatggttcatttttttgtttaaaaaatgaaattgtgTAAACCAATTAAATTTTGATTTGGGAGAGTGGTCTCTATGGAGAGTGTGGCCCCTACATTATGACAGCACGTACAAACACATCATTAGGGGTTGAATTTCTGCTTTTCATAGGGGGGGTGAGGCCACCATTTCACCCCAGCGTTTGGGTGTGGACAGTATATTACCGCACAAagaatttttctccttttgattTTATAAATAACATTCTCTCAAAACTTCGACATTCTCATGGTCGCATCTCCATATTGATGAAATTGTTTATGTGTTTTCTACAAGTAATTATTCAAAAGTAAAAATGATGTAgtaattttatattaaataagTATTTATACATTTTTCTATGAGAGTAGAATAGTAGATTTATATATAATAACAGgccaagtttccctccacctatagaggacggttcacccatcatcctaaAGTTTACAAATCCTTCGTAGGattttggtatgttccaaaatactctcTGGATACCCTTTCCTGTCCTCTCCCAGCCCTGCGATGAata encodes:
- the LOC122639114 gene encoding protein argonaute 7-like, which produces MEETEDSKCSKTCTSEPWSCRGRTQPHQRRHLLPLLPHSFHNVFGYHDRYQNSPALLLLPLQLPAISPPIQTQKFRSRTHMPKNAWKQKEPICTSSSDTQVSASTVSQVEEKGLQQKQSTPTRGEDKRGETATTQEVFVAPKRPNSGGLEGSSIPLLANHFLVQFDSSQKIFHYDVEISPHPSKEIARMIKQKLVQDYSAAFSNVQTAIDGRKNIYSPVEFQNDKLEFYVSLPIPKAKSIWPSNEIGNTTEKHHELKLSE